In bacterium, the genomic stretch TTGTCCCCTTCCATCACGGCGACCACGGAGTTCGTGGTCCCGAGGTCGATGCCGATGATCTTGCCCATCTAGATGTTTCCTCCCAAGGCGGCCGGTCGCCGCGGGAGGTTCGTAAGATTCCGTTCCTCTCCCGTCAAGGGACGGCGGGGGCGGACGCCCCCGGCCGTTCGCGGACCAGCGGCGCCCGGCCGTGCCCCGACGCCTCCGCCAGTCGCCAGCCTCCCGCCGCGGCCTGGTAGCTGTAGCGGTCGCCCCACGGGTCTTCGAGGTCGGCGCGGGCGACGAACCCGCGGTCGACGAGGTCGTCGAGCGTCCGCGGCCAGGCCCCCTGCGAGAAGAGATGGGCGGTCAGGGCTTCTTCGAGGCGGGCCATCCGCGCGCCGCTGACGGCCCGGCGGAGCTGCTCCAGGCCGGCCACGCCGGACAGGGCGTCGGCCGAACCGATGAACGTCGCCGCGGGGATCGGGCGCGCCCCGGGCGCGACCGCCCGAACCGCCTCCTGCACCGCGGCGAGCGAGCCGACGACGGCGAGGGCAGCCACCGCCGCGGCGAGCGCCTTGGCCGGGGCGGCGAGCCGCAGCAACAGCGCCGTCTTCGGCTTCGCCCCGCCCTCCGCCGTTTCCACGAGTTCGAGCAGCCCCGCCTCGACCAGTTCGGCCATCAGGTGGAACCCCTCGAAGGTGCCGAGCCCGGAGAGCTCGGCGATCTCCCCCGCGGGCCGGCGTCCGTCCACCCAGCGGAGCACCGCCCGCTCGCGGTCGGTGAAGCGCCGGCGCGGCGCGCCCGGCTCGCCGAGCGGATCGGACGGGATGACGCCGAAGTCGATGTCCTGGTCGTAGACCGAGCCGCGCGCCTCCTGCGCGTCGGGGGCGGTGGCGAGGATCGAGGCGCCGCGCGCGGTGAGTCCGAGGACGACGGCGCGGCTCGGGATCACCCGCTCGACGAGCGGCCACTCGTCGATCATCCGCGCCCCTTCCATCAGCAGGTTCTCGCTCGGGATCGGATCGATGTAGCCGCGGTCCCACTCCACCCGCGCCTCGGGGCGGAAGTCGTACTCGCCGTCCTTCCAGCGGAAGAGGTCGTAGATCGTCTCGGTGATCTGCAGCAGCAGCTGGCGCCGCACGGTGTCCTTGTCGACCCAGTTGCTCTCGACGAGGACGTGCCCCAGCCGCTGCAGCGTCGCCTGCTGGCGGCGCAGCGCCTCGTTCAGCCGTTCCTCGGTCAGCTTTCCCGTGCGGACGAGGAGCTGGCCGACCTTGAGTTCCGCCGGGCGGCGGTTCGACTCGGCCGAAACGACGCGGCCGCTGTCGAAGCCGATCGAGACCTGCTCCTCTCCGCGGTGCAGGTACAGCACGCCGCTCTTGCGCTGCAGGCCGATCAGCTGCAGGACGTCGGTCAGCGAGAAGTCGCCCAACGTGCCGGTGAGGGCCATCGCTACCTCCCTCCCCGTCCGCCGGCCGCCGTCGGGCGCCAGCGCGGCGTCTGGAAGAGGATCCACAGGATCGCGCCGAAGACCGCGAAGAGGAGGCCGGGCTTCCAGAGCGGCGCCGCGGGGTCGAGCGGCCCGAGCCGCGCCGGCAGCAGCGCGCCGGCGAGGCAGAGCGCCCAAAGCCAGGCCTCGAACAGGCCGATCCCGATCCGTCCTTCGTGGATCAGCGCCACGCCGGGCCAGACGGCCTGGACGACGATGCGGCCGATCGCCAGACGCTTGATGTGGCGGTCCACGAGGCGCGCCTGCTGCTGCCGCGCCTGCGGCGAGAGCCCCTCCCGCCGCGTGAACAGTTGCTGGCAGGGGGTGCAGGCTTCCGCGCCCCGCTCGTCGGCGGCGCAGCGCAGGCAGAACGCGCGGCCGCAGTGGACGCAGGTCTGCGCGGAGACGACGCCGCCCCGCAGGCCGAGCAGCAGCACCGCGAGAAGCGCGCCGACCGCGGCGAAGGTGACCGGGTTGGCCGGCGAGAGCGCCCGCTTCGCCGCGGGGATCGCCTCGTTCGCGGCGAGCCGCCGCGCGGCCTCGCGCGGATCGACGAGCGGATCGGCGACCCCTTCGGGCGGGGTCTCCCGCTCGACCCGGCGCAGTTCGTCGGCCGAGGCGGCGCGGGCCTGCGCCAGCGCGTCCTCGGAGTCCTTGAGCTCGAGCTCCGCGGCGCGGGCGCGGGAGAGGTTGAAGAAGGCGACGACGTTCTTCGGATCGAGGTCGAGCGCCTGGCGGTACCAGACCGCGGCCGTCTCCCGCTTCCCCGAGCGGAAGAAGACGTTGCCCATCGCCACGCGGAGGCGCGGTTCGGTCGGCGCGGTGACCATCGCCTCGCGCAGCGCCGACATCCCCTCCTCGGGGGCGCGCGCGGCGACGAAGCGGGCCTGCATCAGCCGCCACAGCGGTTCGCGCGGCTGGGCGGCGACGAGCGCGGCGAGGTCGGCCTCGAGGCCGGGACGCGCGGTGCGCTGCGCCGCCTCGATCGCGGCCCGCGACGCGGGGTCGCCCGGGGCGCGGCCGAGCGCCCAGAGCGCGCCGGTCGCGGGGGGAACGAGCGCGGCGATCAGCAGGAAGAAGGCGATCAGACGCCGTTCGGCGCGCGTCGCGGCGGGGACGATCACCACCGCCCAGGCCACGAGCGCGAAGGCGCCGAGCCACTGGATCGCGGCCGGGGCGAGGACGATCGCCCAGCCGACCGAACGGCGCCACGCGGCGTGCCAGCCGAGCGGCAGGCGTTCCTCGATCTCGTGCGCGACCCGACCGGCGTGGGCGAAGAAGATCGCCGACGCGCCGGCGGAGAAGGCCGCGAGCAGGGAGAGGATCAAGATTCCCCCGCCGCCGACGACCATCGACAGCAGGTTCCAGAACGACGTGAGGCGGATCCCGACCGCGCGCACGGCCGGCGCGAGCGACGCGCCGATCCCCTCGCCGGCGCGCCAGCGGCTGCGCGCCTCGAGCCACGACGCGGCGCCGTTCTCCGGATCGAAGCGGCGGGCCAGGACCGCCGCCTCGATCGCGGCCTTCGGGTCGGAGGCGCGGCGCGCCTCGGCCAGCGCGGCGTCGGCGAGCGGCGGGCAGCGGCCGATCCCCTCGTCGCGCAGGAAGACCGCCGCCTCGTCGGCCGCGGCCATCGCCCCTTCGCGGTCGCCGCGGGCCAGCAGTTCCTCGTGCTTACGCCAACGGAGGGCCGCCTGGTCGAGCCAGGCGTCCACGATCGAAACCCCGGCGGCCGGCGCCGCCTGCGCGGTCTGCGCGGCCGGGGCGGCGGGCGACGGCTCCTCGGCCCGCGCCGCCGGGGGCGCGAGCGACAGGAGAACCAGCGCGGCGAAAATCGACGAGCGCAACCTGCCCAACGGGCGCCTCCTGCGTCAGCCGCGACGCGGCCGTTCGCGCGCTTCGACGAACTGCATCTTCAGCTCGTAGAGCGCCTGCTGCAGAAGCCGGTCCTCGTCGGGTTCGAGGCGGCCCTCGGTCTTGCGGGCGAGGAGTTCGAGGCATTCGATCGCCCGCTGGGCGACGGCCAAGTTCACCTCGGGCTTGTTCGTCTCGGGGTGCGGCAGAACGCCGAGCCCCGCGAGCCCCAGCAAGAGGAATGGATTGACCAACTCGGCGAAGACCGGGGGAGGCGTCCCCGCCGCCTCGTCCTCGGCCCCGCGGAGGACGCCGCCGCCGGGAAGCGGGACTTCGTCCGCCCCGCGCGCGTCGCCGGTGCGCGGGTCGATCCGCCGCCGGTCCTCGACCTTGATCTCGTCCCCGCCGTCGGCGTCGCCGCGGCGGCCCTCGTTTTCGGACATCCCGTTCCTCCCGGTCCGATCTCGAGCAGAAACGTCCGGCGCAGGATAGCATCAGGTGGCCGCGGCGGCGGCAGGGACGGCGTGCGGAACGCCGATTCCCGCGAGAGGGACGCGCATGACGTCGATCGACCGTTTGGCGGAAATCATGGAACGGCTCCGCGGCCCGCAGGGCTGCCCGTGGGACCGCGAGCAGACCGTGGCCTCCCTCCGCAAGTACGTGATCGAGGAGACCTACGAGGTCGTCGAGGCGATCGACGAAAAGGACTGGGGGAAGCTGCGCGAGGAGCTGGGCGACCTCCTGCTGCAGGTCGTCTTCCTCTCCCAGCTGGCCAAGGAGGCCGGGCAGTTCAACCTCGACGACGTCGCCGCCGGGATCTGCGAGAAGCTGGTCCGGCGCCACCCGCACGTCTTCGGCTCGGCCGAGGCCAACAACGTGGCCGAGGTCTGGCGGCGCTGGGAGAAGATCAAGGAAGGCGAGCGCCGCGCCGCCTCGAACGGCGCCGCGACCCCCTCCCGCCTCGACGGCGTCCCCCGCCACCTCCCCGCCCTCGCCAAGGCGCGTCTCTTCGCCGACAAGGCCGCGCGCGCCGGCTTCGACTGGAGCTCGCCCGAGGCGATCGTGGACAAGGTCGAGGAGGAGACGGCCGAGCTGCGTCAGGCGATGGCGACAAACAGCGCCGCCGGGCCGGCCGAGGAGCTGGGCGACCTCTTCTTCGCCGCGGCGAGCCTCGCGCGGCGGCTCGGGCTCGATCCCGAGGCCTGCGCCGAGCAGGCGAACCGCAAGTTCGAGCGCCGTTTCCGCGAGGTCGAGCGGCTCGTCGCCGAGCGGGGCGCGAAGCTCGAGGACTTCGACGAGCGCGGTCTCGACGATCTCTGGCGGCGCGCCAAGGAACTCGTTCCGGCGCGCTGACCGCGCCCGTCTCGCGGGCGCGGAGCGCGCGTGAAGGACGAACTCGTGCCCGCGCGCTGATTCCGCGCCGGCGGACGCCCGCTCCGGCGACGCGCCGGCTTTCGGTCAGGCGAACGACGTCGTGACGCCGACCATGCGGTTGAGGCGGGCGCGCCGCGCAGCCGGATCGACCGCGCCGCGCGCCTCGAGAGCGTCGAGCTCGCGCTCGAGCACGTCGCCGAGAAGGGCGGCCGCGGCCGCGGGGTCGGCGTGCGCCGCGCCCGGCGGCTCCGGAACGACGACGTCCACGACGCCCGCCCGCGCCGCGTCCTCCGCCGACAGCCGCATCGCGCGGACCGCCGAGGGGAGCCGCCGCGCCGAGCCGAAAAGCACCTCGGCGGCGCGCTCCTCGACGGCCGGCGCCATCACCGCGTAGGCCTGCATCGCGACCCGGTCGGCGACGAGCCACGGCGTCGCCCACGCCCCCGAGCTCTCCCCGGTCACGACCGAGACGAACGGCGTCGGCGCGACCGCCGCGGCGAAGAGCAACTCCCCCAGCGCGGCCGCCGCCTCGGCGCCCTCCGCCGCGCTGTCGGCCGCCGCTCCGGCCGCGTCCACGAAGGCGAGGACCGGCCGCCCGCCGCGGGCCGCCAACTCGATCGCGCGGCGGGCCTTGCGCGCTCCCGCGGGGC encodes the following:
- a CDS encoding DUF4388 domain-containing protein; translation: MALTGTLGDFSLTDVLQLIGLQRKSGVLYLHRGEEQVSIGFDSGRVVSAESNRRPAELKVGQLLVRTGKLTEERLNEALRRQQATLQRLGHVLVESNWVDKDTVRRQLLLQITETIYDLFRWKDGEYDFRPEARVEWDRGYIDPIPSENLLMEGARMIDEWPLVERVIPSRAVVLGLTARGASILATAPDAQEARGSVYDQDIDFGVIPSDPLGEPGAPRRRFTDRERAVLRWVDGRRPAGEIAELSGLGTFEGFHLMAELVEAGLLELVETAEGGAKPKTALLLRLAAPAKALAAAVAALAVVGSLAAVQEAVRAVAPGARPIPAATFIGSADALSGVAGLEQLRRAVSGARMARLEEALTAHLFSQGAWPRTLDDLVDRGFVARADLEDPWGDRYSYQAAAGGWRLAEASGHGRAPLVRERPGASAPAVP
- a CDS encoding tetratricopeptide repeat protein, with product MGRLRSSIFAALVLLSLAPPAARAEEPSPAAPAAQTAQAAPAAGVSIVDAWLDQAALRWRKHEELLARGDREGAMAAADEAAVFLRDEGIGRCPPLADAALAEARRASDPKAAIEAAVLARRFDPENGAASWLEARSRWRAGEGIGASLAPAVRAVGIRLTSFWNLLSMVVGGGGILILSLLAAFSAGASAIFFAHAGRVAHEIEERLPLGWHAAWRRSVGWAIVLAPAAIQWLGAFALVAWAVVIVPAATRAERRLIAFFLLIAALVPPATGALWALGRAPGDPASRAAIEAAQRTARPGLEADLAALVAAQPREPLWRLMQARFVAARAPEEGMSALREAMVTAPTEPRLRVAMGNVFFRSGKRETAAVWYRQALDLDPKNVVAFFNLSRARAAELELKDSEDALAQARAASADELRRVERETPPEGVADPLVDPREAARRLAANEAIPAAKRALSPANPVTFAAVGALLAVLLLGLRGGVVSAQTCVHCGRAFCLRCAADERGAEACTPCQQLFTRREGLSPQARQQQARLVDRHIKRLAIGRIVVQAVWPGVALIHEGRIGIGLFEAWLWALCLAGALLPARLGPLDPAAPLWKPGLLFAVFGAILWILFQTPRWRPTAAGGRGGR
- a CDS encoding DUF1844 domain-containing protein — encoded protein: MSENEGRRGDADGGDEIKVEDRRRIDPRTGDARGADEVPLPGGGVLRGAEDEAAGTPPPVFAELVNPFLLLGLAGLGVLPHPETNKPEVNLAVAQRAIECLELLARKTEGRLEPDEDRLLQQALYELKMQFVEARERPRRG
- the mazG gene encoding nucleoside triphosphate pyrophosphohydrolase, which gives rise to MTSIDRLAEIMERLRGPQGCPWDREQTVASLRKYVIEETYEVVEAIDEKDWGKLREELGDLLLQVVFLSQLAKEAGQFNLDDVAAGICEKLVRRHPHVFGSAEANNVAEVWRRWEKIKEGERRAASNGAATPSRLDGVPRHLPALAKARLFADKAARAGFDWSSPEAIVDKVEEETAELRQAMATNSAAGPAEELGDLFFAAASLARRLGLDPEACAEQANRKFERRFREVERLVAERGAKLEDFDERGLDDLWRRAKELVPAR
- a CDS encoding acetyl-CoA carboxylase carboxyl transferase subunit beta produces the protein RREADDPAVAAGFGVFRSRPVAVIALQKGRSVREKVQRNFGRPRPAGARKARRAIELAARGGRPVLAFVDAAGAAADSAAEGAEAAAALGELLFAAAVAPTPFVSVVTGESSGAWATPWLVADRVAMQAYAVMAPAVEERAAEVLFGSARRLPSAVRAMRLSAEDAARAGVVDVVVPEPPGAAHADPAAAAALLGDVLERELDALEARGAVDPAARRARLNRMVGVTTSFA